In Neptuniibacter halophilus, the genomic stretch AGCAATCAGCAGATATTCGTAGCGGTCACTGGCGTAGAGTGCGAACAGCACATAGCCGCCATGGGCGGTATGCGCCGACGGATTGTTAATCGCCGCTGCCAGTTGGGCCATGCTTTTGTCTGTCAGTTCGGCAAAGCCGGCTTCATCCCATTCGGATGCAACAAATTGTTCAAACGCGGAGATAAACGGGTAGCCCTCTTCATTTTCATGGTTGAAAGAACCGTGGGTCAGGCTGGAGCGGCGGCTGAAGGCTGAGTTGAGGGTCTCGAAAAGCTGGTTGGCGATCGGTTCTGAAGTGGGAATAATCCCGCCGCGCCCGGTAATCCGCGCCGGTGCTTCTTCAGATTCTTTTACCAGTTCACGAATCGCCAGATGTTTCAGTTCCATATAGACCTCAGTAGCCAACTTGTTTGTGCAGAGTGGAATTGTATTTAAAAGCGCCGGGCGATGCAGTATAAAGATGCCCCCGTTTCTACAGACAGGCCGAAACCATGGCGCTTAAACCAACCCTCTACAAACTGACCCTTAATCTGGTGGATATGAACCGGGATATCTATCTGACCGATAAACTGACGCTGGTGTTGCACCCGTCGGAAACGGAGACCCGGATGATGGTACGACTGCTGGCTTATGCACTGAACCACGAGTCTGATCTGGCGTTCAGTCGGGGTCTGTCTGCAACCGATGAGCCGGATCTGTGGACGGTGCAGGGCGATGGTGCTGTCCATTTATGGATTGAGGTCGGGCAGGCGTCAGCGGAGCGTTTGCGTAAAGGGGTCAGCCGGGCTGACAGGGTCAGGCTCTATGCCTATGGCAGTGAGACAGATATCTGGTGGAACAAGCAGGGCGGGGCACTGAGTGAACTGCCTAAAACTGAGATCTACCGTTTTGATCCGGCGGGTGTCGACTCTCTGGCAGCTCTGTGCAGCCGGAATATGGAGTTAACGCTGACCATCAGTGAGGAGCAGATTTTCCTCAGTGACGGGGAGCAACAGGCCGAGGTGAGTCTCAGCCGTCTGAGTCAGTAATCCACCCGGGAGCGGTTCTTTTTGGTCTGGCCGCGCTGGGTTTTCTTATCCATCCGTTTTTTCTGCGAGCTGCGGCTGGGCTTAGTTGCCCGCCGTGCTTTGCTGACCGCAGTGGCTTCCTGAATCAGCTCGACCAGACGCCGGCAGGCATCCTCTTTATTACGCTCCTGATCTCTGAAATTCTGCGCTTTAATCACAATCACGCCTGAGGCGGTGACTCGCTGATCTTTCAGATTGAGTAATCGTTCTTTATAAAAGTCAGGCAGCGAGGAAGCTCTGATATCAAAACGCAGATGGATCGCACTGGAGACCTTATTGACGTTCTGACCGCCGCTGCCCTGAGCGCGTATGGCGTTGAACTCCAGTTCGTGAGGATAGATAAAAACGTGATTGGTGAGTTTCAGCATGCGGCGATTATAACAACAGTGGCTAAGGATACTTAAGCTGATTTGAATATTCTGTGGATCTGGTTCATGCTGTTCTCAAAGCTCAGCGGAGAGAGACTGATGGTCAGAACACTGTGTGCTTGTAGTCAGACGGTAAAGAACCAGCCAGCAGCAGAGGTGGATGCGAGGTTTGAACTGGTTCGGCGTTCCGGTGAAACCGGAATCTATCGGTGTTGTCTGTGCAGTCAGATGTTTGTGTTCAGCGATCAGGGGTGGTTCCCGCTGGAAGTGACGCATTACCCCTCTCAGGCCGTCATCTCCTGATTCGGATAAAAGCAGGCAAGGCTGGCAGCATGGCTGCCAGTGTCAGTCATCAAAATCATAGTCATCAAACACGTCACGAATATCTTTAAGCAGCTCCCGCTCTTCACGCATCGCTTCCAGACGGCGGCGTTTGGCTGGATTGATGCTCTCCTTCTGGTAGATCGTCGCGTCGGCCAGTGACTCATCCAGACCGTCCTCCGGTACCCAGTCTTCCAGCTCGATAACAGTATCTGAATCATCACTAACAGGGCGTTGTCGGCTCATAGCAATGCCTCACGGTTGAGTTGAAATTAAGTCTCCGCATAGCCTGATTATGGTACAGATTCTGAAATTGGAAAGTATCTTCAGATGAACCTTTTGCTGTGGGAGCTGGCCGGGCTGGCTGTCGCTCAGAAGGGCTTTTAATAGGGCGCTGTTGCGGCGGATCAGCCAGCCAGGCGCAGAGCTTTGCTAGACTGCATGAACAATGTCAGGCGCCGCCGGGGTTCATCGTGCCTTAATGCTGCACTTCTACAATTGCTCTATCCGCACGCCATTTCTGGTCTGCGAAGGATATTAGACTAAAGTTTTGCTGCAGTGCAAAAAACAGGTAGAATGGTAAGGTCTTTTTAAGAGGAATGATCTGAGTGGCCACCAAATATTTGAAACGTTTCTTTAAACCTGCATCCATCGCAGTTTTCGGTGCCTCCGCCCGGGAAAATAGTATGGGAGGGGCTGTGATCCAGAACCTGCAGGAAAGCGGTTTCAAAGGAGCGCTGTACGCGGTTAACTCCCAGGGTTATGACGAAGTGTATTCGGTCCCCTGTTTTAAAAGCCTGAAAGACCTGCCTGAGATGCCGGACCTGGCGATCATCTGCTCACCGCCTGAAACCGTGGCAGATATTATTCGTGCACTGGGCGCGAGCATGGTTAAGGCGGCGATGATTCTGACCGGTGGCCTGTCGAGTGCCGATGATGGCGTCAGTCAGACTCTGCGCGATGAAGTGCGCGAGGCGGCCAAACCATACGGCATCCGTGTGCTGGGGCCAGACTGCATGGGTATGCTGGTGCCGGGACACCATATGAACGCCAGTTACTCCCATGTGAATATCCTCAAGGGAAAGGTGGCTTATGTGGGGCAGTCGGGGATTCTCGGAACGGCCATGATCGATTGGGCAACCGGTCAGGAGATTGGTTTCTCACACTTCCTGACGCTGGGCGACGGGGCCGATGTGAACCTGCCGTCGGTCATCGATTATCTGGCGCAGGATCCATACACCCACGCGATTTTGCTGCAACTCAATCAGGTTGATGGTTCAGCCCGTGATTTCCTCTCTGCGGTGCGCTCAGCGTCGCGTAACAAACTGGTACTGGTGCTGAAGAGCGATATCTTTGTCGGTGAGAAATCCGGCACTGAACTGGCGCCGGGCATTTACGATGATGATCAGGTTTACGATGCCGCGCTCCGCCGGGCCGGTGTGGTTCGGGTAGAGACCTCCGACGAGCTGTTTAATGCGCTGGAGACCCTGACCCGGATGAAGCCGATGCGCGGTGAGCGTCTGGCGATTCTTTCTAATGGTACCGGTCTGAATGCATTGGCGACCGAACGTTTGCTGGAGCAGAACGGTAAGCTGGCCAAACTGACCGATGAAACGATTGACGCGCTGGGTGAAATCCTGCCCTCCTACTGGAACCGTTCCAATCCGGTAGATCTGAGTGCAGATGCTGAGCCAGCCCGGTTTGCCGAGGGCGTGCGCCTGTTGAGCAAAGATAAAAATGTGGATGCCGTGCTGGTGCTGCATGCGCCGACCCGTCTGGCACCTTCGGTGGCAACCGCCGATCAGGTGATTCAGGTGGTGAAGAAAACTCCGCGTAACGTGCTGACCTGCTGGATGGGCAGGGCTACCGCGATTGAAGCACGCAATCATTGTAATGCCGCGGGCGTCTCCACCTTTAAAACTCCTGAGGAGTCGGTGGATGCGTTTATGCATATGGTGGATTTCCATCGCAATCAGGAGGTGATGCGACAGACACCTCCGCCCTATGTCGAGCAGAATACCCCGAACCATATTAAAGCCCGTGATCTGGTGCAGAATGCGCTGGCAGAGCAGCGCGACTACCTGACCCATCAGGAAGCCTGTGCCCTGCTGGACCTATACGATATTCCGGTATCTAACACCTATTACAGCCACAATATCACGGAGGTTGTGGAGCAGGCCGGACGGATTGATAACTCTGTCCGGATCAAGGCGCTGCACCGGCAGAATGTGTACCCCTTCAGCTACGATGCCAAAGGCAGCCAGCGCTGGCGGGATATTGCCCTTGATCTGTTCTCAGCCTCTGAAATTGAGCACGCTACCACGCAGTTGTCGTACCGGGTTGCGGAAGATTTCAGGCCGGAGGATCAGCTTGGGTTCTGTGTTCAGCAGATGAAACGTGGTTTCCAGTCGTTGCAGATCAATGTGGGTATCACCCGTGATCCGACTTTTGGCCCGGTGGTTGTGTTTGGTGTGGGAGGCCATACAGTTGACGTACTGGCTGACCGGCATGTGATGCTGCCGCCGCTGAATATGGCGCTGGCGCAGGAGCTGATCCGGCAGTCACGTATCTGCCAGATCATTGAAGAGAACAGTTACCGTCCGCAGCAGGATATTGAGCAGTTATGTAAATTGCTGCTCAATCTCTCTGAAATGGTGGTCGATCTGCCTCACCTGAAGTGTCTGGAGATCAACCCGTTGCTGGTCAACAAGACCGGATTGCTGGCAACCGATGTCGCCGTTTCCCTCTCGGCAGAAGAGGGTAAACTGTCAATCTCTCCTTATCCTGAGCATCTTACTGAAGAGATCCGCCTGAAGCGTTCCGGGCGAAAAGCCATTATGCGTGCGATCCGGGGTGAGGATGAGCCGAACCATCTGGAGTTTTACAACAAGCTCAGCCCGCAATCGATCCGTCTGCGCTATTTCTACAGCCGAGGCATTCCGACCCATCAGGAACTGGCCAACTGGACTCAGATTGACTACGACCGTGAGATGGCGTTCATTATTTCTGTACCCCGGGATGAGGGCCAGGGGATGGAAACCCTCGGCGTGGTGCGTGCTGTGACTGATGCAGACAATGTTCGTGCCGAGTTCAGTGTGGTGATCCGGGATGATCTTCAGGGTGAAGGACTGGGCGTAGCCCTGATGAGTAAGATCGTCGATTACTGCCGCAGTCGGGGAACGTTGCAGATTGTTGGTTCAACCCTGCCGAACAACAAAGGGATGCAGAATCTGGCGAAGAAGCTGGGTTTCAGTAACAGCTTCAACGTCGAGGAAGATGTGGTTGATATGAAGATGATGCTGAATGAGCCCACCGAGGACTGGCAGCGACTTCGACTCAATCTGGCACACTGATACAGATCAGCCGGGCTTGCCCGGCTGATCTGTATTTGGCGAGAGCCTCAGCTTGTTTTTTAAAAGAGCCTCAGCCGGTTTTAAAGAGCTTCAATCAGATTCAGCCAGTGCCAGCAGTTCGCTGCCGGTCAGGCGATAACCGATCCACTCAGGTTGTGGTTTTGCTCCCAGTGATTCATAAAAATCGATTGCGGGCTGATTCCAGTCCAGTACACTCCATTCAAACCGGCCACAGCCTCTGTCAACGGCAATCCGGGCCAGATGGCGCAGCAGAGCATTGCCGGCGCCACTACCGCGCGCTGCCGGAGTGACGTAAAGGTCCTCAAGGTAGAGGCCGTGTTTGCCCAGCCAGGTTGAATAGTTGAAGAAATAAACCGCAAAGCCGACCGCTTCACCAGCCTGTTCGCAGATCAGGGCGCGGGTAGCGGATGCGTCGCCGAAAATTGAATCACGGATCATCTCCTCGCTGGCAAGGACTTCGTGAGCGGCTTTTTCATATTCAGCCAGTTCCTTAACAAAGCTGAGAATCAGGCCTGCATCTTCTGGCGTTGCGTTGCGTATCTGTAATGACATGACCGGGTTACCACCTGAATCGGGATAGGGTAAGAGGCGCGATACTATAACTGAGGTCAGGTGGCGGGGCCAGTGACCCCCGGAGGTAAAAAAGCCGCTGAAGAAGCGGCTTGGTCGATAAGGTTACATGGTGGGACAAAACATCTCATGCAGGGTGTGGATAATC encodes the following:
- a CDS encoding YaeQ family protein; translation: MALKPTLYKLTLNLVDMNRDIYLTDKLTLVLHPSETETRMMVRLLAYALNHESDLAFSRGLSATDEPDLWTVQGDGAVHLWIEVGQASAERLRKGVSRADRVRLYAYGSETDIWWNKQGGALSELPKTEIYRFDPAGVDSLAALCSRNMELTLTISEEQIFLSDGEQQAEVSLSRLSQ
- the arfB gene encoding alternative ribosome rescue aminoacyl-tRNA hydrolase ArfB, encoding MLKLTNHVFIYPHELEFNAIRAQGSGGQNVNKVSSAIHLRFDIRASSLPDFYKERLLNLKDQRVTASGVIVIKAQNFRDQERNKEDACRRLVELIQEATAVSKARRATKPSRSSQKKRMDKKTQRGQTKKNRSRVDY
- a CDS encoding GNAT family N-acetyltransferase; the protein is MATKYLKRFFKPASIAVFGASARENSMGGAVIQNLQESGFKGALYAVNSQGYDEVYSVPCFKSLKDLPEMPDLAIICSPPETVADIIRALGASMVKAAMILTGGLSSADDGVSQTLRDEVREAAKPYGIRVLGPDCMGMLVPGHHMNASYSHVNILKGKVAYVGQSGILGTAMIDWATGQEIGFSHFLTLGDGADVNLPSVIDYLAQDPYTHAILLQLNQVDGSARDFLSAVRSASRNKLVLVLKSDIFVGEKSGTELAPGIYDDDQVYDAALRRAGVVRVETSDELFNALETLTRMKPMRGERLAILSNGTGLNALATERLLEQNGKLAKLTDETIDALGEILPSYWNRSNPVDLSADAEPARFAEGVRLLSKDKNVDAVLVLHAPTRLAPSVATADQVIQVVKKTPRNVLTCWMGRATAIEARNHCNAAGVSTFKTPEESVDAFMHMVDFHRNQEVMRQTPPPYVEQNTPNHIKARDLVQNALAEQRDYLTHQEACALLDLYDIPVSNTYYSHNITEVVEQAGRIDNSVRIKALHRQNVYPFSYDAKGSQRWRDIALDLFSASEIEHATTQLSYRVAEDFRPEDQLGFCVQQMKRGFQSLQINVGITRDPTFGPVVVFGVGGHTVDVLADRHVMLPPLNMALAQELIRQSRICQIIEENSYRPQQDIEQLCKLLLNLSEMVVDLPHLKCLEINPLLVNKTGLLATDVAVSLSAEEGKLSISPYPEHLTEEIRLKRSGRKAIMRAIRGEDEPNHLEFYNKLSPQSIRLRYFYSRGIPTHQELANWTQIDYDREMAFIISVPRDEGQGMETLGVVRAVTDADNVRAEFSVVIRDDLQGEGLGVALMSKIVDYCRSRGTLQIVGSTLPNNKGMQNLAKKLGFSNSFNVEEDVVDMKMMLNEPTEDWQRLRLNLAH
- a CDS encoding GNAT family N-acetyltransferase → MSLQIRNATPEDAGLILSFVKELAEYEKAAHEVLASEEMIRDSIFGDASATRALICEQAGEAVGFAVYFFNYSTWLGKHGLYLEDLYVTPAARGSGAGNALLRHLARIAVDRGCGRFEWSVLDWNQPAIDFYESLGAKPQPEWIGYRLTGSELLALAESD